In Paracoccus jeotgali, the following are encoded in one genomic region:
- a CDS encoding phage tail tube protein — protein MARAQGARAQMALAFETTYGTPPVGGFTKMPFASTSLGAEQPLLNSELLGYGRDPLAPIKDAVTADGDVVVPLDAEAFGFWLKAAFGDPITTGTGPWTHEFQSGSWSLPSMSIETGMPEVPRFAMYSGCVLDQINWQMQRSGLLTATARLVAQGETVGTTTSAGTPAALELQRFGHFNGAITRNGSALGNVVSADITYANNLDRIETIRSDGRIDGADPSIAAQTGSIEVRFADQTLVTQAINGDPCELEFAYVLPSGESFTFTVHAVYLPRPRIEISGPQGVQATFDWQAARDSTVGRMCTATLVNDVEIY, from the coding sequence CGCCGGTGGGTGGCTTCACCAAGATGCCCTTCGCCAGCACCTCGCTTGGCGCGGAGCAGCCGCTGCTGAACTCGGAATTGCTGGGCTACGGCCGCGATCCGCTGGCGCCGATCAAGGATGCGGTGACGGCCGATGGCGATGTCGTCGTGCCGCTCGATGCCGAGGCCTTCGGCTTCTGGCTCAAGGCAGCTTTCGGCGATCCAATCACGACCGGCACCGGCCCCTGGACCCATGAATTCCAGTCTGGGTCCTGGTCGCTGCCCAGCATGTCCATCGAGACCGGCATGCCCGAAGTGCCGCGCTTTGCGATGTATTCTGGATGCGTGCTCGACCAGATCAACTGGCAAATGCAGCGATCTGGTCTGCTGACCGCGACGGCGCGGCTGGTGGCGCAGGGCGAGACCGTGGGCACGACGACCAGCGCCGGGACGCCAGCTGCTCTTGAATTGCAGCGCTTTGGCCATTTCAACGGCGCGATTACGCGCAACGGATCGGCGCTCGGCAACGTGGTTTCAGCCGACATCACCTATGCCAACAACCTCGACCGGATTGAGACCATCCGCTCGGACGGGCGTATCGATGGGGCAGACCCGTCTATTGCCGCTCAGACCGGCTCCATCGAGGTGCGTTTCGCCGACCAAACGCTGGTGACGCAGGCGATCAATGGCGATCCCTGCGAGCTCGAGTTTGCCTACGTCCTGCCCTCTGGCGAGAGCTTCACCTTCACCGTGCACGCCGTCTATCTGCCGCGCCCCCGGATCGAGATTTCCGGACCGCAGGGCGTGCAGGCCACCTTTGACTGGCAGGCCGCGCGTGACAGCACGGTCGGCCGGATGTGCACCGCCACCCTCGTGAATGACGTGGAGATCTATTGA